Within Desulfobacter sp., the genomic segment TCCTTTTTTGAGGAATTCTTTTCCCAGAAGGGCGGATACGGTATCGCCGCTTTTAACGACATGGGAATGGATATATGCGTCTACTTCTTTTTTAGTGAGCTTGAGGGAGAATTCTAGTACAGGCACTTCAACAATGCCTTCTTTTTTTTGAACGTATGTGGCCTTGTCAACCTCCTTCAAAGGGATCATGATCCGGTTGCCCGGGGCAATGGCATCTATATTGGATAGCTGGGGATTCAGCTTCCTGAATATTCTCAGGAATCTGGGGAAATCAGAAGCGGAAATTTCGCCTTTTTGACGAAAAATCTTATAGAGCCAATCATTTTTTTTCACCTTATAGGGTTCGCACAGATAGTCCTTATGATCGTAGGTGAATATAGTGTATTGTTTAAAATGGGTTTTGACCCCTTCTGAGTGGGCTTGCCCGGGCTGCCCCAGAGAGATTGCCCCCCAGGTTAGCCCGGCAAGTATGACTGCAGTTACGGGTTTCATTTAGCAATCAGGTCCAATTGCGTTGCGATTTTTCCGGACACGGCCCCCACAAAGCGGTCGAAGGCTTCTGCATCCAGCCGTTTTTCCTGGGATGGGATAAGTTCGGGATCATCCGGTGCGATCAGTTCAGGCAAATTGATAAATCGGTCTGCCGGTTCTATCCCGTATGTCTCGGGTATTTCTTTTTTAAAGTAGAGATCCTGAAATCCGGAGAATTTGATGGCATGGGCCGTGGCGTCAAGGACTGCGGTCTCATTGCTGCCAATGAGACCCATGTCTTTGGCCCGGACGATGCCTGCCAGGCACTCACCCCCCTGGGTGCAGGTGATATGTCCGTTTCTGTTGGCGGTGAGCTGCCAGTCCATGATCTCCTGTTCTTTGACCTGGACCACAAATACTTTTCTGGCGCCGGCTGCGGCGTCGTATTCCCGGGCGATTTTGACCACTCTGGGCATGGAGACCGGATTCCCGATCATGGCGGCCTGGGCCACGCTGGGCCGGGTATCCACTGGCTGGAACTTCCGTTTGGCGTCTTCCGGTTCCAGGTAATACCGGTACACCGGGTCCGCGTGTTCCGACTGGACCCCGATGATTTTTGGCAGGCAGTCAATGATGCCGGTCTCATAGAATTTGAGGAATCCGTTCATTACGGCCGAAATATTGCCGGCATTGCCGATGGGGACCACCACCACTTTATTTTTCATATCCCAGTCAAAATCCTGGGCAATCTCATAGGAGTATGATTCCTGGCCCAGAATCCGCCAGGCGTTTTTAGAGTTCAGCAATACCACCGGATATTTGCCTGACAAGTGTTCCACCACTTTCATGCAGTCGTCAAACACCCCTGGGATCTCAAATACTTTGGCGCCACTGCCCAGGGGCTGGGCCAGCTGGGCCGAGGTCACCTTTTTATGGGGCAGGAGCACTGCCGATTTAACCAGCGGACCCAGATAGGCGGCATACAATGCGGCAGCCGCCGAGGTGTCCCCGGTGGAGGCGCAGATGGAAATCACATCGGATACCAACCCTTTGTCCAGCAGGAATTTTATGCTGGACAGGGCCGAGGCCATGCCCCGGTCCTTGAACGATGCGCTGGGATTCTGGCCGTCGTTTTTGTAGTAGAATTTTACTCCGGCCGCTTCCTGTAGCCGGATGTTGGCCTCAACCACAGGGGTATGGCCCTCGCCCAGGTATAAAATAGATTCAAGGGGGATGGAGGGGCCGATGAATTCGTGGTATCTGTAAATTCCTTTCAGGGCCGGGATCTTAAGCATTTTGCGGTAGTCGAATATCCGCTGCCAGGTGGCACCGTCGATCTCCTTGAGCCGGTCTTTAAGGCGGTCATGGATGAGGAGCACGTGGTTGCACTCGGGACAGACATAGAGCAGTTCTTCTATGCCGTATTCAGCGCCGCACCCCAGGCATTTGTAAAAAAGTTCCCCCCCGGGCTCGGGGATGATATGGGATCGGATATCCTCTGGAAAAAGGTTAGGATTCATTTTCAATTACCGTCCGGCCTCCCATATAAGGTACAAGGGCTTCGGGCACTTTTACGCTGCCGTCTGCCTGCTGGTAGTTTTCAAGAATGGCGGCGAAGGTCCTGCCCACGGCCAGGCCCGATCCGTTCAGGGTATGACAGAACTCAGGTTTTTTGGCGCCTTTGCGCTTGAATTTGATATTGGCCCGGCGCGCCTGGAAATCCAGGCAGTTGGAGCAGGATGAAATTTCCCGGTATTTGTCCTGGCCCGGCATCCATACTTCAATGTCATAGGTCTTGGTGGCGGAAAAACCCAGGTCTCCGGTGCACAGGGTGACCACCTGGTAGGGCAGCTCCAGGCGCTGGAGAATGGTTTCTGCATTGGCCAGCAGGGATTCCAGCTCGTCAAAGGAGGTGTCCGGAGAGGTGATCTTGACCATTTCAACCTTGTTGAACTGGTGCTGGCGGATGAGTCCTTTGGTATCCCGGCCGTAGGAGCCGGCCTCGGATCTGAAGCAGGGGGTGTAGGCCGTGAATTTCTGGGGCAGTTGGGATTCGTCCAGGATTTCTTTGGAATAAATATTGGTGATGGGGACCTCGGAGGTGGGAATCAGGTAGTAGTCCCAGCCGTCCAATTTAAAGAGGTCTTCTTCAAATTTGGGCAACTGCCCCGTGCCGGTCATGGTGGTCCGGTTGACGATGAAGGGGGGAAGCGCCTCCTTGTATCCGTGTTCCCCTGTATGGATATCCAGCATGAAATTGATCAGGGCCCGTTCCAGGCGGGCGCCGGCGCCGAGGTAGAGGGGGAATCTAGAACCGGCCAGCTTGGTGGCCCGTCCCAGATCCAGAATGCCCAGGTCTTCACCAATGTCGGCATGGTCCTTGATCTTGAAATCAAATTCCCTGGGGGTGCCCCAGGTTTTTTCCAGACGGTTTTCGGTATCATCCTTTCCCTTGGGCACGTCATCATGGGGCAGGTTGGGCAGGGCAATGAGAAAGGACTGGATGGCAGACTCAGCCTCTCCCAGCCCCTTGTCCAGGGTTTTAATCCGGTCCGAGACACTCCTCATTTTGTCAATGCTGGGCTGGGCGTCCTGCCCGGATTTTTTCATCTTGGCAATTTCGTCGGATACGGTGTTGCGCTGATGCCGCAGTTCTTCAATTTCAAGCAATAGGGCTTTTCTTTTTTTCTCATTTTCCAGGAAATCGGAAAAATCAATATTGGCGCCCCGTTTTTCCATTCCTTTTTTAACGAGGTCCAAATCATTTTTAATCAATTTGATATCCAGCATTTTGGTCTCTGTCCTGCCTGATTAATGGGTTGAAATATCGATGGGTTTATGATTTTCCACAATTGTATTGAGATAACATGGGCCGGTGTAAACAGTCAATGATTATTGCCGGTTGACAATCAGGTTCCAGTGTATAATATTTTTTGACACTTATATATAGACAAGTTTGTTTAACCCAAAGGAATAACAATTATGGATGAGATGAAAAACGGAAAAAGCAGTGTTCTGGCCCAGGTGGCAGCCCGGATGGATGCCATGAGCCCCGAGGCTCTGGAAGAAAAATACCAGACCATCGAAAGCAAGCTGTTTGAATTTGCCAATTTTCTTGAGGCCCAGCAGGTATTCATGTACACCCCGGTGAGCACGGAAATCCCCACTGAAGCCATTATCCGGAAGACCCTGGAAATTGAAAAAAGCGTAATCCTTCCGGTATTCACCGATTCAAAAAATACCTTTTCATTGTATAAAATCAGTGATTATGACAAGGACCTTGTGCGCAACGCCGATGATGTCCTTGAACCCAACCCCGAGCGCTGCAAGAAAATTGCCCTGGAAGATATTGATATTGCCTTCATCCCGGGCCTGGCCTTTGACGACAAGGGGGGCCGTGTGGGGTTCGGCAACAATTATTATTCCAAACTGATCACAAAGCTTCCTGAGACCTGTCGCAAGGTTTCCCTGTCCTATGAAGATCAGATTGTGGACCAGATCCAGATGGAATCCAGAAAATTTACCGTGGATATTATTATTACGGATTCACGGGTGATTTATAAAATTTAGAATTTGCCCGTCAGCGTTATGGTCCGGAATGTCTGGAATACAGAGCCGGATGTCTACCTGCCAGTTCAGGCATGGACATCCGGTTTTTTATTATCCCGTTTTTTTATTTTAGGACAGGAGGGCTTTTCGGAAAGCGCTCAGGTCTTCGGTTTTGCCCATGACAATCAAGGTATCTCCGGCCTGGATCAGGGTTTCAAAGTGGGGGGCGAAATCCATGTGTTCGGCAGCATCCTTGATGGCGATAATAATGAGGTTGAAATCCTGGCGGATGCCCGAATCTTTAAGGGCTTTGCCGGCGTAATCTGAGGTGGGCGGGACAAAGGCTTCTTCAATCTGGATGGCATCGCTTTTTCTGGAGACGGCGGTGTCCAGGAAATTGGAAACCGTGGGCCTCAGCAGTTTCAGGCCCATGGACACGGCACCGATGTCGTAGGGGGACTCCACACGGTTGGCGCCGGCCACCATGAGTTTTTTCTGGACTTCCGGGCTGGAGGCCCTGGCCAGAATATAGATATCGGGATTGAGCTGCCGGGCGGTGAGGACCAGGAATACATTGGCCGTATCCGTGGCAAGAGCCGCCACCATGGCTTTTGCCCTTCCGATGCCGGCCTTTTCTAAAATTTCCTCATCCGAGGCATCTCCGATGAGGTAGTGAATCTTATCCCGATCCAGGGTGGCTGTTAATTTCTCATTTTGCTCCACCACCACGATGTCCTGGGTATCTTCCCGGATGAAATTGCAGAGCACCCGGCCTATCCTGCCGTAGCCGCATACGATATAATGGTCTTTTAGCTTACTGATTTTTTTGTCCAACCGCTGCCTCCCCAGCAAAGTCTTTATCTCGCCTTCCACCACTGAGCCGATGACAACACCGCCCAGGTAGAGAAAGTAGCCCACCCCGGTGAATATGAGGAAAATGGTAAACACCCGTCCGCCGGCGCTTTGTTCATGGATTTCCATAAATCCCACCGTGCTCAGGGTGATGGCGGTCATATAGGCGGAGTCCAGGACATCCCAATTTTCAATAAACATATATCCCAGGGTGCCGAACACAAAAATGAACGCCGCCGTCAGTACTGCCATTTCCATTTTCAAAATTTTGTTCATGACAGGTATAATTAGCTGTCCTGCCGTTAAAATGCAAGGCAAAGATGGCCCGCCGGAAGGGATGATTTTAATTCCATAAACCAGGCCGGCCGCCCTTGATCCCCTAAAATAAGGTGTGCCAGCCGTTCTGCTTGACGGCCCTGGTGGTTGCTGGTATTAAGGGGGGCATGAATGACGAACCTAAAAAATTTTCCCGGTGGCGCCGGGATATGGTTGAGAACCAGATTATGGCTCGGGGGATTACCGACCCGCTGGTACTCAAGGCCATGAATCATGTGCCCAGACATCTGTTTGTGAGTGAGGCGCTTGTGGACAGCGCCTACGGGGATTTCCCCCTACCCATCGGCGAGGGACAGACCATTTCACAGCCCTTTATCATTGCAGAGATGACCCAGAGCCTGGGGCTGACCGGAAACGAACGGGTGCTGGAAATTGGGACCGGCTCAGGATACCAGGCAGCGGTCCTGTCCAGAATCGTCTATAAAGTGTACACCATTGAGCGGAATAACACCCTTTATCTTCAGACCCGCCGCCTTTTTGACCGTCTGCGGTATCATAATATCGTTACCCGCTATTCCGACGGCACCCAGGGGTGGAAGGCGGAAAGCCCATTTGATGCCGTTATGGTCACGGCCGGCGGCAACCAGATCCCGGCACCTCTGGTGGATCAGCTTGCCCTGGGCGGCCGCCTGGTTATGCCTGTGGGCGGACTTCATTCCCAGGAACTGATCCGGCTGGAAAAAACCAAGACCGGTATTAAAACCACTAATCTGGGGGGGTGCCGGTTTGTCAAGCTGATTGGGGAGCACGGCTGGCAGGAGTAATCATTCAGCCTTGTCAGAGAGGTGCTTTTTTGTGTCGATGGCTGCGGGTTCGGATTTTTTAAGGCCGCCCAGGATCAGATCCAGGGCGAACCGGGTATCTTCCATCAGGGCCGTGTAATCTGAATCCTCCATTTCCAGTCCCATATTCTGATTTTCCATCCGTTCCCGTTTGAAATTATTGGCAACGGAAAGAATAACCGCAGCGGTTTTTTGGGTATCCACCGGCCGGACCTCCCCGGCCGAGATGCCCTTATCCAGAATTTCCTTGATAAGATTTTTTTCTCTGTTTGAAAACCGGGATGCCAGCTTGTTGAACATGGGCTGGAATTTCAACTGGTGTGCGGTGTGGACTGAAAGGCTGTGGAGATTGGCCGTCTGCTTTAAATATTGCTGGCGTT encodes:
- a CDS encoding 5-formyltetrahydrofolate cyclo-ligase — protein: MDEMKNGKSSVLAQVAARMDAMSPEALEEKYQTIESKLFEFANFLEAQQVFMYTPVSTEIPTEAIIRKTLEIEKSVILPVFTDSKNTFSLYKISDYDKDLVRNADDVLEPNPERCKKIALEDIDIAFIPGLAFDDKGGRVGFGNNYYSKLITKLPETCRKVSLSYEDQIVDQIQMESRKFTVDIIITDSRVIYKI
- a CDS encoding protein-L-isoaspartate(D-aspartate) O-methyltransferase; translated protein: MNDEPKKFSRWRRDMVENQIMARGITDPLVLKAMNHVPRHLFVSEALVDSAYGDFPLPIGEGQTISQPFIIAEMTQSLGLTGNERVLEIGTGSGYQAAVLSRIVYKVYTIERNNTLYLQTRRLFDRLRYHNIVTRYSDGTQGWKAESPFDAVMVTAGGNQIPAPLVDQLALGGRLVMPVGGLHSQELIRLEKTKTGIKTTNLGGCRFVKLIGEHGWQE
- the serS gene encoding serine--tRNA ligase, translating into MLDIKLIKNDLDLVKKGMEKRGANIDFSDFLENEKKRKALLLEIEELRHQRNTVSDEIAKMKKSGQDAQPSIDKMRSVSDRIKTLDKGLGEAESAIQSFLIALPNLPHDDVPKGKDDTENRLEKTWGTPREFDFKIKDHADIGEDLGILDLGRATKLAGSRFPLYLGAGARLERALINFMLDIHTGEHGYKEALPPFIVNRTTMTGTGQLPKFEEDLFKLDGWDYYLIPTSEVPITNIYSKEILDESQLPQKFTAYTPCFRSEAGSYGRDTKGLIRQHQFNKVEMVKITSPDTSFDELESLLANAETILQRLELPYQVVTLCTGDLGFSATKTYDIEVWMPGQDKYREISSCSNCLDFQARRANIKFKRKGAKKPEFCHTLNGSGLAVGRTFAAILENYQQADGSVKVPEALVPYMGGRTVIENES
- a CDS encoding potassium channel protein is translated as MNKILKMEMAVLTAAFIFVFGTLGYMFIENWDVLDSAYMTAITLSTVGFMEIHEQSAGGRVFTIFLIFTGVGYFLYLGGVVIGSVVEGEIKTLLGRQRLDKKISKLKDHYIVCGYGRIGRVLCNFIREDTQDIVVVEQNEKLTATLDRDKIHYLIGDASDEEILEKAGIGRAKAMVAALATDTANVFLVLTARQLNPDIYILARASSPEVQKKLMVAGANRVESPYDIGAVSMGLKLLRPTVSNFLDTAVSRKSDAIQIEEAFVPPTSDYAGKALKDSGIRQDFNLIIIAIKDAAEHMDFAPHFETLIQAGDTLIVMGKTEDLSAFRKALLS
- a CDS encoding TetR/AcrR family transcriptional regulator, producing MADPEKRKEILKAAAHCFAHFGFAKTTMDDIGAMVGLNKASLYYYYKNKEAIFCEIIEDEGQSVLRSLEEKIQPLPGWSDKIQAYFIERQQYLKQTANLHSLSVHTAHQLKFQPMFNKLASRFSNREKNLIKEILDKGISAGEVRPVDTQKTAAVILSVANNFKRERMENQNMGLEMEDSDYTALMEDTRFALDLILGGLKKSEPAAIDTKKHLSDKAE
- the thrC gene encoding threonine synthase: MNPNLFPEDIRSHIIPEPGGELFYKCLGCGAEYGIEELLYVCPECNHVLLIHDRLKDRLKEIDGATWQRIFDYRKMLKIPALKGIYRYHEFIGPSIPLESILYLGEGHTPVVEANIRLQEAAGVKFYYKNDGQNPSASFKDRGMASALSSIKFLLDKGLVSDVISICASTGDTSAAAALYAAYLGPLVKSAVLLPHKKVTSAQLAQPLGSGAKVFEIPGVFDDCMKVVEHLSGKYPVVLLNSKNAWRILGQESYSYEIAQDFDWDMKNKVVVVPIGNAGNISAVMNGFLKFYETGIIDCLPKIIGVQSEHADPVYRYYLEPEDAKRKFQPVDTRPSVAQAAMIGNPVSMPRVVKIAREYDAAAGARKVFVVQVKEQEIMDWQLTANRNGHITCTQGGECLAGIVRAKDMGLIGSNETAVLDATAHAIKFSGFQDLYFKKEIPETYGIEPADRFINLPELIAPDDPELIPSQEKRLDAEAFDRFVGAVSGKIATQLDLIAK